The Halopelagius inordinatus genomic interval ATTCCCTCTGACCCCGCTTCGCCATCTGGGTCGTGTGGCCAGTCCATACCTCCCTGTTAGCAGGCCGACCCAAAGCCGTTACGCATCTGGGGAAGGCTCTCACGCGCGGCGGTCCGTCGAGACGGCGAACACACCGGACGCTCGCCAGGTGATTCGCGTCAGAATGCGGTGGGACTGGGATTCGAACCTCAGTCACTCACCGTTCCCTGCTTCGAATCCCTCCGTACACGCGATACGACGCTCACGAGGCGGCGAGCACACGAGGTGCTCGCCAGGTGATTCGCGTCAGAATGCGGTGGGACTGGGATTCGAACCCAGGAGGCCGAAGGCCACCTGCTTTCAAGGCAGGCGCAATAGTCCACTCTGCCATCCCACCTTCGGTCGAACTGTGACGCGGCGGCGTCTAAGGACTGTCGGTTACGGCCCACGCCTCTCAGTCGTCCGCGGGCGCGGGCGTCTGCTCTCGGTCCGAGTCGTCGGCCGGACTCTGCCACCGGAACGCGACGGACCACTCCTCTTCGTCGCCGTTCGGTTTCGACTGTTCGACCAACTCGACGTTACCGCGCGGACGCGGGCGTCTGTCTTCGCTCTCCGCGCCGACGGCCGGACGCATCTCCTCGTAGCGGCCGGTCACGTCCTCGCGAAGTTCCGTGAGATATCGGGCGAACTCGTCCGGGTCCAGTTCCCCCTCTCGCCGCGTCTCGTACCCGGACGCCCCCGTTCCGACGCCGCCGGCGCGCCCCGAGGACTCCCCGGTGACGACTGAGTTTATCACCGCGCCGAGAAGCAGGACCATCCCCGAAAAGTACAGCCACGTGACGACGACGATGACGCCGCCGAAAAAGCCCTCCGACCCGCCGCCTTTGAACGAGAGATACACCTGAAACAGCGCCTGCAGCGCCGCCCATCCGACCGCCGCGAACGCCGCGCCGGGGAGCGCGTCTCTCCACCCGAGGTCCGCGTCCGGAAACCGAACGTACATCGGGAGAAACGCAAGTAACAGTCCGCCGACGAGGACGAGGGGCGTCAGGACGCCGATATACGGAATCTGGTCCGAGAGCCACGCGAAGGCGATGCTCGCGCCCGCCGTCGCGACGACTGCGACCACGAGGGCGACGAGGACGACGAGGCCGTCTTTTATCTGGTCGACGATGGAGTTCTCATCGACCGTCTCGTATATCTCCGAGAAAGCGGTGTCGAGGCCGCGGAATATCTTCAGCGTCCCCCACACGAGCACGACGAGTCCGATCGCCGACGCACCGGCGGCGCTTTCGCCGACGAACACGCTCGTGATCACGCCCGCGATGGGTCCCGGGAGGGAACGCTCGGCGAGTACGATAAGTCGGTCTTCGAGGCCGCCGCCGAACGACGAGACGACCAAGAGCACGAGGAGTAACATCGGAACCAGCGAGACGAACGCGTTGTAGGCGATACCGGCCGCCATGAACGTCACGTTCTTGTTCGAGAAGTCCGAGGCGATGTGTTTTCCCGTCCGTTTAGCGCCGGAGAGACTGACCATACACGGCGTTCGGGAGGAACGGGGATAGTCGGTACGGCCCGGTTCGGACGCGGTGACCTGCCTAGACGACTGCCGGACTCACTCTCTACGGAGCGTCGGCGTTCCGTCTTCGGCGGCCACGCGCAGGCCGTGGTCGACGACGAACGCCGCGGTGTGGGCGGGGACGATGCGGTCGGCCTGCCACCGAGCGCGGACCATCGGAACGACAGAGAGGAGGTCCGAGCCGCGCTCTACCGACGGTTGCATCGGCAGGAACCCCACGTCCGAACCGGCTTCGTTCGCGCGGGCGACGAGCGTCTCCACCTCGGGCGTCTCGAACGCCCCTGCGTAGTCTATCGGCTCCGAAA includes:
- a CDS encoding YihY/virulence factor BrkB family protein; the protein is MVSLSGAKRTGKHIASDFSNKNVTFMAAGIAYNAFVSLVPMLLLVLLVVSSFGGGLEDRLIVLAERSLPGPIAGVITSVFVGESAAGASAIGLVVLVWGTLKIFRGLDTAFSEIYETVDENSIVDQIKDGLVVLVALVVAVVATAGASIAFAWLSDQIPYIGVLTPLVLVGGLLLAFLPMYVRFPDADLGWRDALPGAAFAAVGWAALQALFQVYLSFKGGGSEGFFGGVIVVVTWLYFSGMVLLLGAVINSVVTGESSGRAGGVGTGASGYETRREGELDPDEFARYLTELREDVTGRYEEMRPAVGAESEDRRPRPRGNVELVEQSKPNGDEEEWSVAFRWQSPADDSDREQTPAPADD